The Bacteroidota bacterium genomic interval CCGACTGAGGATAACAAAATGCGGGTTTATGCTCGTGATGAAAAACAGGTTACTTTTGAAGACATCGATTTCTTTCCCTTCTTTTCAATTTCCGAAAATTATCTGTTAACAAATTTTCATCGCAGGCATTGGGTAAAACGGCTTGAAGGCAAGAATTATTTCGAACACATCGTTGCCTTCTCCCGATGGTTCGATATGTGGGTTTACATACATAATTTACTGAACAATCATAATCAGCAGACCGGAAAAAATCTTTCCTCATTTACCGACCTTCCATTTCTTCATTTGATACCTGATCAGATTACTCAATTCCTGATTCAATCGGGCAGGACATTTTTTAAAGAAATGGACTTTGAAGATGTTCACAGAATGCAAATCAGTATCGAAACTTTTAAAAAGCCGGGAACAAGACTAAGCAATGCGAATCGTTCAGACGATAGAATTTTATACATCGCACTGACAGACAACAAAGGTTGGGAAAAAATAATCGGCAAAAAAGAGAAATCGGAAAAGGAAGTAATTGGTCTCCTAATAGAAATTATTAGAGACCGCAACCCGGATGTAATCGAAGGACACTATCTGCACAACTACATACTTCCATATATTTTGAAACGTTGTGAACTTATGGAGTGCGAATTCAACATCGGGCGCGACGATAAATCGCCAACAGTTCGTGAAAATCTATTGTATCAACAGGACTTCCAACAGGATTCAAAAAAATATGAGATTAACGGACGGAATTTTGTAGATAGTGTAAGTTTATTGCACAATTTTGATGCGTCAGGTAAAATTTTGCACAGTTATAATCTTAAATATGTGAGCGATTTCTTTGGCTATCTTTCCATAACGAACCAACCAGATGAAGCAATATCAGATGCAGAATATGCGGATCCCGTCGCCGAATGTTTAGAGAATGCGAAACGATTAGGTTTTCTAACCGGCTTGTTGTTGCCAAATTATTTTAAACAGGTACAAATTTTTCCGTATAAGTTAGATAGTTTGATTGATACAGGGTCAGCGGCAAAAATTGAAATGTTGCTGATACGGGAATATGTTCATCATAAATACTCGATCCCAAAACCACAGAGCCAGAAACAAATTTCGGGAGGTCATACAGATATTTTCCTGCGAGGAGTAATAGGACCGGTTTTATATGCCGACGTCGAGTCGATGTATCCCACAATAATTATCAAACAAAATATTGCACCGGCTTCAGATGTTTTAAATGTCTTCAACACAACTTTACAAGAATTGACTAAAATACGATTAGAGTATAAAAATAAATTTCAAGAGGATAAAAACAATCAATTGCTGTATCATATCCAGAGGGATTTTAAACAACTCATCAATTCGTACTACGGTTATCTTGCCTATCACCGCGGACTATTTAATGACTACGATAAGGCGGAAAAAGTTTCTGAAACAGGGAAAGATATTTTAAAAAATGTAATTGAGATAATTCAATCAAGAGGCGGAAAAATTATCGAAGTTGATACAGATGGAATTTATTTTATCCCTCCCGAGCATATTACAGACGAATCAGGTGAAGAAAAATTTTTCCAAAGAATGAAGGATGATATTCCACCAGAATATAATTTAATCCTTGATAGCAGATATAAAAAAATGTTGAGCTATAAAAAGAAAAACTATGCAACTTTAGATTATGAGAATAAAATTCAGATAAAAGGTTCAGCATTAATTTCAAAAAACATTGAACGATTCGGAATAAATTTAATCCAGCAATGCATCGAACGTATATTGAACCACGACTTTACCGGGTTGCATATTTTTTATGTAAATCTTTTCCAGGATATTGCTAATCGTCGGTGGCAGGTTCAGGATTTTATGAGGATTGAAACTTTGAAAGAATCGTTATCTCGCTACAAAAAAGAAGTCGATGCAGAGAAAAGAAACCGGAGCGCCGTGTATGAATTAGCCCTTAAATCGGAAAGTAAATATAAAATCGGCGATAGGATCGCATACTACATAACAGGCACCGACACCAACGTAACATCGTATGAGAACTGCAAAGTGGCTGATAAATGGGACCCGAATTTCCCCGATGAAAATACATCATATTATTTGAAACGATTGGAAGAACAGACTAAAAAGTTCAAACCATTTTTTGATGAACACGATTTTAATTTAATTTTCTCACTCGAAGAATCACTTGAAGACCTGAACAATATAGTTAAATCTAAAATAATTGAGGTGAGTGAAGAAAAGGAACAAGAGGATGGAGAAATCACAAAAGACACATCCGCAGAGGACGTTGGGATTTGGCTTGCTAATGATTGAATGTATTTGTGATTGCAGATTTTAGATTTTATGAACTACATACCCGCCCGACCGAACACATTATGTCA includes:
- a CDS encoding DNA polymerase domain-containing protein codes for the protein MTDILYGHNPHSKIVAVHPTEDNKMRVYARDEKQVTFEDIDFFPFFSISENYLLTNFHRRHWVKRLEGKNYFEHIVAFSRWFDMWVYIHNLLNNHNQQTGKNLSSFTDLPFLHLIPDQITQFLIQSGRTFFKEMDFEDVHRMQISIETFKKPGTRLSNANRSDDRILYIALTDNKGWEKIIGKKEKSEKEVIGLLIEIIRDRNPDVIEGHYLHNYILPYILKRCELMECEFNIGRDDKSPTVRENLLYQQDFQQDSKKYEINGRNFVDSVSLLHNFDASGKILHSYNLKYVSDFFGYLSITNQPDEAISDAEYADPVAECLENAKRLGFLTGLLLPNYFKQVQIFPYKLDSLIDTGSAAKIEMLLIREYVHHKYSIPKPQSQKQISGGHTDIFLRGVIGPVLYADVESMYPTIIIKQNIAPASDVLNVFNTTLQELTKIRLEYKNKFQEDKNNQLLYHIQRDFKQLINSYYGYLAYHRGLFNDYDKAEKVSETGKDILKNVIEIIQSRGGKIIEVDTDGIYFIPPEHITDESGEEKFFQRMKDDIPPEYNLILDSRYKKMLSYKKKNYATLDYENKIQIKGSALISKNIERFGINLIQQCIERILNHDFTGLHIFYVNLFQDIANRRWQVQDFMRIETLKESLSRYKKEVDAEKRNRSAVYELALKSESKYKIGDRIAYYITGTDTNVTSYENCKVADKWDPNFPDENTSYYLKRLEEQTKKFKPFFDEHDFNLIFSLEESLEDLNNIVKSKIIEVSEEKEQEDGEITKDTSAEDVGIWLAND